A region from the Pelagovum pacificum genome encodes:
- a CDS encoding cell division protein FtsX, giving the protein MNWLRAFVAVLSGDPQADRAVPPTGFTARLTTFTAGAMAFLAVFALALSLATDRLADRWSAELAQTSTLRISAPEGQADAQVAAAVRVLETTPGVASARPLTDDDAKALLEPWFGPDLPVESLPIPKLIEIVEDGDGFDAAGLRARLQAEVPGAVLDDHTRWREPLVRAANRLRALGILALGLIGASTAAMITLAAQAALAANEQVIRVLRLVGAQDSYIARAFVRRFTLRALTGAAVGTAAGALAIFLLPDAEAAGGFLTGLGFQGVGWLWPLLVPPLAGIFAFGATRAAALRMLRARS; this is encoded by the coding sequence CGATCCGCAGGCCGACCGGGCGGTGCCCCCGACGGGCTTCACCGCGCGACTGACGACATTCACTGCGGGCGCAATGGCGTTCCTTGCAGTCTTCGCACTGGCGCTGTCGCTGGCGACCGACAGGCTCGCCGATCGATGGTCGGCGGAGCTGGCGCAGACGTCGACCCTGCGCATTTCCGCGCCCGAGGGGCAGGCCGATGCACAGGTCGCCGCCGCGGTTCGGGTGCTGGAGACGACACCGGGCGTTGCCTCCGCGCGGCCGCTGACCGACGACGACGCGAAGGCGCTGCTGGAACCCTGGTTCGGGCCCGACCTGCCGGTCGAGTCGCTGCCGATCCCGAAACTTATCGAAATCGTCGAAGACGGTGACGGGTTCGACGCCGCGGGTCTGCGTGCGCGTTTGCAGGCCGAAGTGCCGGGCGCGGTGCTGGACGATCACACGCGCTGGCGCGAACCGCTGGTGCGCGCCGCGAACCGGCTCAGGGCGCTCGGTATCCTGGCGCTCGGCCTCATCGGGGCTTCGACCGCTGCGATGATCACCCTCGCTGCGCAGGCTGCGCTGGCCGCGAACGAGCAGGTGATCCGTGTGCTTCGCCTCGTCGGGGCGCAGGACAGCTACATCGCGCGGGCCTTCGTGCGCCGATTCACGCTGCGCGCCTTGACCGGAGCGGCCGTCGGCACGGCTGCTGGGGCGCTCGCCATCTTTCTGCTGCCGGATGCGGAGGCCGCCGGCGGTTTCCTCACCGGCCTCGGCTTCCAGGGGGTCGGCTGGCTCTGGCCGCTTCTGGTTCCCCCACTGGCGGGCATCTTCGCATTCGGCGCGACCCGCGCGGCGGCGCTGCGCATGTTGAGGGCCCGGTCATGA